In Trichocoleus sp. FACHB-46, the sequence AAACTTGCGCCAGTCGCTGATGGTCAAGCTGAATTCTTTCTAGACTACTCAATCTCAAAGCGCTCAAACAGTGGGCTAAAGTCGCTGGGTTGCGCCTCGTAGTTTAATATCTCGTCACTCAGAATGACCTACTTTTGCGAACTTTGAGTCCACAAGTTGCCAACGGGCTTGAGCCAACTTGTATCATCTAAGGTTCCAGCTTTTACATTGGTAATTTTGGCGTTTCGAGCCGGGTTATGGAACAGCCTGGTTCCGCGTTCTCCACAAAACAAGCAACTCACTTCACGCCCGCTATCCGAGACTCGCTGCCATTGTTTCGGTTGCCCTTGAAGAATGACAACTGCGGCACGAGGAACAGGCATTGACAGGCCAAAGGCACTAGAAGATTGCTTTGGACATTCTTTGCAGTGACACGCATAAAGCGTCAGAGGTTCAGCCCGAATCTCGTATCGAATTTGCCCACACTAACATCCCCCACTGTAAGGAGCCGTCATACTTTACTGCCCTAGCCCAATTCGTCGTCATTCATTATGCGCGATCGCTCTACAGATTAGCTTCAAAGTGTGAAGTCTTTGCTACAAGCCATCCTTAGCCTCAGAGGGCGATCGCTCACTCGAGTAAGACCAAAGATTGAACAATTTTTTCTAGTTCGAGCGGCGTCAGGCTGGCATTTTGTTCGCAAGCGTACGTCTCCTGATAGTAGGTATCATCACCTGCACTCACCCAATAGTAGAGAGAGCGAGAGGAACTTGGCGGCGATTGTAATGCAGCTGGGAAGCTAGAGAGATTGGGTTGCACGACTCGCAATTGCTCAGCGGTGGGCTGTTGATTGCCTCCAGAAGACTCGCCAAACAAGATACTCCCTCTCCGAGTAAGGTGGTACGAGTCTGAAGCTCAAACTCACTGACTCCGCCCCCCACGCCACCTGCAACTGCTCTCATCAGAAAACAGGTGTTTTGAGCATTGCGATAGACCAAGGTGTAATTGGGGCCTTCTCGGCAAAGACTCGTTTGAGGAGCTCTAGCCGTACACGAGTTCGCGATCGCCTCAGCCAGTTGGAAGCCTTGTGGCACATAAGCTGGAATGAGCGCTGGAATACCTAACTCGCTTAAAGATATTTTTTGCGCTTCACTCAGTCCCGCAGAAGCTAAAGCACTCCCGGTAGCATCGGGATCCTGCGTGCGCTTCAGAACGCACTACGTTGATATCACAGGAGAAACACCCTGGGTTAGAACCTTGATCGATCCCTACCAGGCTCAAGCCGCTGCAGATGGCACTCGCATCATTCCTTGTTGTGGCTTTGATTCCGTGCCATCAGACTTAGGGACCTACCTCGTGGTACGGCACCTGCAACGGGAATTAGGAGTTCCTTGTCAGCAGGTGCAGGCCTATTTCCAGGTGTCTGGGGGGTTGAATGGGGGGACGCTGGCCTCAGCTTTCCATCTTTATGATTCCGTCGGGGTCGCTCGGATGAATGATCCCTTCCTACTGAATCCTCCCAACACTTCCTCTCCCTGTCCAGCTCAGACTGAGCGCTACCGTGACCCCCAAACCCCCTGACCTCAACACCTGGGTCGCTCCCTTCTTCATGGGGCCTGTCAATACCCGCATCGTTCAGCGCAGCGCGGCTCTCTACGAGCAGTGGCAAGACCCCTATGGACCTGACTTCACCTATCAGGAGTATCTCAAGTTCGATGAACCGTTGTCATGGCTGAAAGCAACGAGTGTTACCGCTGGCTTGGCTCTATTTACAGGAATTGTGCAACAACCCCAAGCGCGATCGCTCTTACAACCAATATTGCTGCAACCGGGAGATGGACCGTCTGAGCAAACGATGAATGAAGGGTGGTTCTCCTGTGAACTGGTGGGCGCTGCAACAGATGGTCGCCAGGTGCGAGGACTGATCCGAGGCCAAGGAGACCCTGGCAATCGAGCCACGGTCAAATTTATCTGTGAATCAGCTCTGAGTTTGGCTCTGCAAAGCGATAAACTACCGGGTGGTGCAACGCGAGGCGGAATTCTGACACCCGCAACTGGGTTAGGTGAGGTGCTGGCAGAGCGTTTACGCCAAGCTGGAATAACCGTAGACGTGACTCTATAATGCGGGGCTAGGATGGAACGTAGAAGCTTGAGTTGAAGGATGGCTCAGCAAAAACATCCCTTGAAGAAGGCCGATTCAAGGAGGTATGTCGACGGATTTAAGTGGCCCGAAGTTATTGGGTCATCATCATGCTGCCTGCCGAGGGGAGCACGATCCCCTGCCGCCAAATCCTAATCTATCCTCTGGCTCACGCTAACATCAATTCCTGAATGCGCTCTGGCTCCTCTCCCAACCAATCGGGATTTTGGGCAGTGCCGTCATAAATCGATGAAGTTTTGAAGGGTTCGAATTTACCGCTGGCTCCTGCCGTTGCCGTTTTTGCTAAGAGC encodes:
- a CDS encoding GFA family protein, which produces MRYEIRAEPLTLYACHCKECPKQSSSAFGLSMPVPRAAVVILQGQPKQWQRVSDSGREVSCLFCGERGTRLFHNPARNAKITNVKAGTLDDTSWLKPVGNLWTQSSQK